The following proteins come from a genomic window of Accipiter gentilis chromosome 2, bAccGen1.1, whole genome shotgun sequence:
- the UTP23 gene encoding rRNA-processing protein UTP23 homolog: MKLTRQKHAKKNMGFYRHNFHFREPFQVLLDGTFCQAALRNKIQIREQLPGYLDGPTELCTTRCVLKELESLGKALYGAKLIAQRFQVRNCSHHKDPVSGSACLLSMIEEGNPHHFFIATQDQDLANKVKKKAGVPLLFIIQNTMVLDKPSPKSLAFVQKLQTNQLVPEHQKQSIVQLKEKEGLAKQESEKRRKRKRAGGPNPLSCLKKKKKKTQEGQEPSAEKKKRRKRKRNRVKAEALQSV; this comes from the exons ATGAAGCTGACGCGGCAGAAGCACGCCAAGAAGAACATGGGCTTCTACAGGCACAACTTCCACTTCCGCGAGCCCTTCCAGGTGCTGCTGGACGGCACCTTCTGCCAGGCCGCGCTCCGCAACAAGATCCAGATCCGGGAGCAGCTGCCCGGGTACCTGGACGGCCCCACGGAGCTCTGCACCACCCG ATGTGTTCTAAAAGAATTGGAATCATTGGGGAAAGCACTGTATGGAGCAAAATTAATTGCCCAAAGATTTCAAGTTCGAAACTGTTCTCACCACAAGGATCCTGTGAGTGGTTCGGCCTGTTTACTTTCCATGATTGAAGAAGGTAACCCTCATCACTTCTTCATCGCTACACAG GACCAGGATTTAgcaaacaaagtgaaaaagaagGCTGGTGTTCCTCTCCTCTTTATTATTCAGAACACTATGGTGCTAGACAAACCTTCTCCTAAATCTTTAGCATTTGTTCAAAAGTTGCAGACAAATCAGCTTGTTCCAGAGCACCAAAAACAAAGTATTGTgcagcttaaagaaaaagaaggactggcaaagcaagaaagtgaaaagagaagaaaacgtAAAAGGGCAGGTGGCCCCAATCCTCTCAGctgtctgaagaagaaaaagaagaaaacacaggagGGTCAGGAGCCttctgctgaaaagaagaaaagaagaaaaagaaagcgaAATAGGGTTAAAGCAGAAGCCCTCCAGTCAGTCTAG